A single genomic interval of Asterias amurensis chromosome 1, ASM3211899v1 harbors:
- the LOC139937771 gene encoding uncharacterized protein, with amino-acid sequence MDIASTSSASTDCFEVVQVKKEFIDTEAKDVPLPEDMDDLTDISCPLCQDYFHEPKILDCLHTVCRPCLEKGVSNQEDGFKTVLCPVCDVETRALNGLTGLMNNNTLRGLVEEAVLKDKISGDVSKVRCQGCIEDIAAVSRCMDCDNFLCLECQNAHQRLIALKNHNIVPMADLKSGKITFKSKLRDLNPKCSKHSDQSCCFFCITCEMLICTTCTVLDHCKPDHIYTDITSAIDCCRSEVGSLMTEAERSRESFQNAETLTEHAERRLEQLNSNAQRKISAKADQEVAKIRNKESQLREALQLVHHQRVVALGKVRINNSKKVKMAKQNLKKIGKIMSRASHSEILSLKSKIKHYLKDLTSTKRDSVPYSLSYVNFKESKSNESLGKFLMTEKWDLKSMVGEENENTNPSADLIHVAAFPSGNLLIFNKHRKQLMVYSPAASAGEEIKILPDEVGPLNISTAIAVVSEDRYVVTSNSAEKRSVKMFGPENNVLFDVTPWADSEELACLTVVEGIPGQEIAVPFKIAVGDKGKGRIGLLDDAGSLLKTIPANNIGQYLTFNRATQHLIYTNYEHGRLVAVDLDSNIVFSVETSDMSGNQVFPTGVCCDDQGEIYVAAQKSKRRRGKDEIYHYTPGGIFANTEVKELFHAYGITFNIDDSLVVADCRSLKIFHHKEN; translated from the coding sequence GATATCTCGTGCCCTCTTTGTCAAGATTACTTCCATGAGCCGAAGATACTGGACTGTCTTCACACTGTTTGCAGACCGTGTCTGGAAAAGGGCGTGTCAAACCAAGAGGATGGTTTCAAAACAGTCCTCTGTCCCGTTTGTGATGTCGAAACAAGAGCTCTGAATGGCTTGACGGGGCTGATGAACAACAACACCTTAAGAGGCCTGGTGGAGGAGGCAGTCCTTAAGGATAAGATCTCTGGCGACGTGTCTAAGGTCAGATGTCAAGGATGCATAGAGGATATCGCCGCCGTCTCAAGATGCATGGACTGTGATAACTTTCTGTGCCTTGAGTGTCAGAATGCTCACCAGCGTTTGATAGCCCTGAAGAACCATAATATTGTACCCATGGCAGACCTGAAGTCCGGCAAGATCACCTTCAAGAGCAAGCTGAGAGATCTAAATCCCAAGTGTAGCAAGCACAGCGATCAGAGCTGCTGTTTCTTCTGTATCACCTGTGAGATGCTGATATGCACGACGTGCACTGTGCTTGACCACTGCAAGCCGGACCACATCTACACTGACATTACTAGTGCTATAGACTGTTGCAGATCAGAAGTTGGGAGTTTAATGACCGAAGCGGAAAGATCCAGAGAGTCTTTTCAAAATGCTGAGACTCTGACTGAACACGCAGAGAGAAGGCTGGAGCAGCTGAACAGTAACGCACAGAGGAAAATCTCGGCCAAAGCTGATCAGGAAGTCGCCAAAATCAGAAATAAGGAAAGCCAGCTGAGAGAGGCGCTTCAGTTAGTTCACCACCAAAGAGTCGTAGCACTGGGAAAGGTAAGAATCAACAACAGCAAAAAGGTCAAGATGGCAAAACAAAACCTGAAAAAGATTGGCAAAATTATGTCACGGGCAAGCCACTCTGAGATTTTGAGCCTTAAATCCAAAATTAAGCATTATTTGAAAGATTTGACCAGCACAAAACGTGACTCTGTGCCGTATAGCTTATCATATGTCAACTTCAAAGAAAGCAAGTCTAACGAAAGCCTGGGAAAGTTTCTGATGACTGAGAAATGGGACTTGAAATCAATGGTTGGTGAAGAGAATGAAAACACCAACCCTTCTGCTGATTTGATCCATGTCGCGGCTTTTCCTAGTGGAAACCTCCTGATCTTTAACAAACATCGTAAACAATTAATGGTTTACAGTCCTGCTGCCAGTGCTGGTGAGGAAATAAAGATCCTACCAGATGAAGTAGGCCCCCTAAACATCTCCACTGCGATCGCCGTTGTTTCAGAAGACAGATATGTTGTCACTTCTAACAGCGCAGAGAAGAGAAGTGTCAAGATGTTCGGTCCAGAAAACAACGTCCTCTTTGATGTTACACCATGGGCGGATTCAGAAGAACTTGCCTGCCTCACTGTGGTTGAAGGGATTCCAGGGCAAGAGATCGCAGTTCCCTTCAAGATTGCAGTAGGCGACAAGGGAAAAGGTCGAATTGGCCTTCTAGATGATGCTGGGTCTCTGCTAAAGACCATACCGGCCAACAACATCGGCCAGTATTTGACCTTCAACAGGGCTACACAACACCTGATCTACACCAACTATGAACACGGGAGACTGGTCGCCGTTGACCTCGACAGCAACATAGTCTTCTCTGTTGAAACGTCTGACATGAGCGGAAATCAGGTCTTCCCAACGGGGGTCTGCTGTGACGACCAGGGGGAGATCTATGTGGCAGCCCAGAAAAGTAAGCGTAGAAGAGGCAAGGATGAGATCTACCATTATACCCCCGGGGGTATTTTCGCCAATACAGAGGTCAAGGAACTGTTTCACGCTTATGGAATCACCTTTAACATTGACGATTCTCTTGTGGTAGCTGATTGCCGCTCTTTGAAAATCTTCCATCACAAAGAAAATTGA
- the LOC139937791 gene encoding E3 ubiquitin-protein ligase TRIM33-like, with translation MDIASTSSTSTDCLEDVQFKKEFIDTEAKVVSLTEDIDDSTDVLCPLCQNYFHEPKILDCLHTVCRPCLEKGVSKKEDGFKAVLCPVCDVETRALNGLTGLMNNNTLRGLVEEAVLKDKISGDVSKIRCQGCVEDITAVSRCMDCDNFLCLECKNAHQRLLALKHHNIVPMADLKSGKITFKSKLRDLNPKCSKHSDQNCCFFCITCEMLICTTCTVLDHRSPDHSYTDIEEAIDCCRSEVGSLMTQAKRSRESFQNAETLTEHAESRLKQLNSNAQRKITAKADQEVAKIRNKERRLKGTLQLAYNKRVVALGKVRINNSKKVKMAKQNLKKIGKIMSRASHSEILSLKSKIKYHLKDLNNTKRDSVPYGLSYVNFKESKSNKNLGKFLMTEKWDLKSNIGEEVENTNHFDDLLHVAAFPNGNLLIFDRGRNQLMVYSPAGEQMEILPDEVGPLSYSTAIAVVSEDRIVVTSNGAEKKSVKMIGPENNVLFDVAPWADSIELACLTVAEGIAGKKIAVPFKIAVGDREKGRIGLLDDAGSLLKTIQADNIGQYLTFNRATQHLIYTNYEYGRLVAVDLDSNIVFSVETSDMSGNQVFPTGVCCDDQGEIYVAAQKSKCRSGKDEIYHYTPGGIFANTEVKELFDVYGITFNNDDSLVVADCRSLKIFHHKEN, from the exons ATGGATATTGCCAGTACAAGCTCCACATCAACTG actgTCTTGAGGATGTCCAATTCAAGAAAGAGTTTATAGACACAGAAGCAAAGGTTGTTTCACTAACCGAGGATATTGATGATTCAACTGATGTCTTGTGCCCTCTTTGTCAAAATTACTTCCATGAGCCGAAGATACTGGACTGTCTTCACACTGTTTGCAGACCGTGTCTGGAAAAGGGCGTGTCAAAAAAAGAGGATGGTTTCAAAGCAGTCCTCTGTCCCGTTTGTGATGTCGAAACAAGAGCTCTGAATGGCTTGACAGGGCTGATGAACAACAACACCTTAAGAGGCCTGGTGGAGGAAGCAGTCCTCAAGGATAAGATCTCTGGCGACGTGTCTAAGATTAGATGTCAAGGATGCGTAGAGGATATCACCGCCGTCTCAAGATGCATGGACTGTGATAACTTTCTGTGTCTTGAGTGTAAGAATGCTCACCAGCGTTTGTTAGCCCTGAAGCACCATAATATCGTACCCATGGCAGACCTGAAGTCCGGCAAGATCACCTTCAAGAGCAAGCTGAGAGATCTAAATCCCAAGTGTAGCAAGCACAGCGATCAGAACTGCTGCTTCTTCTGTATCACCTGTGAGATGCTGATATGCACGACGTGCACTGTGCTTGACCACCGCAGCCCGGACCACAGCTACACTGACATTGAGGAGGCTATAGACTGTTGCAGATCAGAAGTTGGGAGTTTAATGACCCAAGCGAAAAGATCCAGAGAGTCTTTTCAAAATGCTGAGACTCTGACCGAACACGCAGAGAGCAGGCTGAAGCAGCTGAACAGTAACGCCCAGAGAAAAATTACAGCCAAAGCTGATCAGGAAGTCGCCAAAATCAGAAACAAGGAAAGACGACTGAAAGGGACGCTTCAGTTGGCTTACAACAAAAGAGTCGTAGCATTGGGAAAGGTAAGAATCAACAACAGCAAAAAGGTCAAGATGGCAAAACAAAACCTGAAAAAGATTGGCAAAATTATGTCACGGGCAAGCCACTCTGAGATTTTGAGCCTAAAATCCAAAATTAAGTATCATTTGAAAGATTTGAACAACACAAAACGTGACTCTGTGCCATATGGCTTATCATATGTCAACTTCAAAGAAAGCAAGTCTAACAAAAACCTGGGAAAGTTTCTGATGACTGAGAAATGGGACTTGAAATCAAATATTGGTGAAGAGGTGGAAAACACCAACCATTTTGATGATTTGCTCCATGTCGCGGCTTTTCCAAATGGAAACCTCCTGATCTTTGACAGAGGTCGTAACCAATTAATGGTTTACAGTCCTGCTGGTGAGCAAATGGAGATCCTACCAGATGAAGTAGGCCCCCTAAGCTACTCCACTGCGATCGCTGTTGTTTCAGAAGACAGAATTGTTGTCACTTCCAATGGTGCAGAGAAGAAAAGCGTCAAAATGATCGGCCCAGAAAACAATGTCCTCTTTGATGTAGCACCATGGGCGGATTCCATAGAACTTGCTTGCCTCACTGTGGCTGAAGGGATTGCAGGGAAAAAGATCGCAGTTCCCTTCAAGATTGCAGTAGGCGACAGGGAAAAAGGTCGAATTGGCCTTCTAGATGATGCTGGGTCTCTGCTAAAGACCATACAGGCCGACAACATCGGCCAGTATTTGACCTTCAACAGGGCTACTCAACACCTGATCTACACCAACTATGAATACGGGAGACTGGTCGCCGTTGACCTTGACAGCAACATAGTCTTCTCTGTTGAAACGTCAGACATGAGCGGAAACCAGGTCTTCCCAACGGGGGTCTGCTGTGACGACCAGGGGGAGATCTATGTGGCAGCCCAGAAAAGTAAGTGTAGAAGCGGCAAGGATGAGATCTACCATTACACCCCCGGGGGTATTTTCGCCAATACGGAGGTCAAGGAACTGTTTGACGTTTATGGAATCACCTTTAACAATGACGATTCTCTTGTGGTAGCTGATTGCCGCTCTTTGAAAATCTTCCATCACAAAGAAAATTGA
- the LOC139937751 gene encoding uncharacterized protein — MVERPSSTILPDGTPCISPPPGFGWDEGILQPPPGFGWDEGILQPVVVPIMTTLQMCGFDPQPAERPSVPSMEEPAKERSLLETVKDLLGVIVAQQQRQGELLVSLQMQMDGSHRQRRSSAWCSKVPRSCQRQWREFDGQSTPTTVYYSPSSFQQVDSTTAVEEAILPTPPPDVKSAQIKDTVISRVVELKSSGQKQPSPHQLKREPGAVKRLLHSWDNLEIKEGTLCYRQGKEEPVLEVLPKTMMWPILHSIQALFNIKGFRELIRLARLSYFWP, encoded by the coding sequence ATGGTTGAACGGCCGAGTTCCACCATTTTGCCAGATGGGACGCCATGTATATCCCCACCCCCAGGATTTGGTTGGGATGAGGGTATCCTGCAACCACCCCCTGGATTTGGTTGGGATGAGGGTATACTGCAACCAGTGGTTGTGCCCATTATGACCACTCTTCAAATGTGTGGGTTTGACCCACAACCGGCAGAAAGACCTTCAGTTCCGTCGATGGAGGAGCCTGCTAAGGAGAGGAGCTTGTTAGAGACGGTGAAGGATCTCCTTGGAGTCATCGTTGCTCAGCAGCAACGACAAGGAGAACTGTTGGTAAGCCTGCAGATGCAGATGGATGGAAGTCACCGCCAGAGGAGAAGTTCTGCTTGGTGCAGTAAAGTACCCCGAAGTTGCCAGAGGCAATGGCGAGAGTTTGATGGCCAATCCACACCAACAACAGTTTATTATAGCCCGTCATCGTTTCAACAGGTAGATTCGACCACAGCAGTAGAGGAAGCAATCCTGCCAACTCCTCCCCCTGACGTGAAATCAGCCCAAATTAAAGATACGGTCATCTCCAGAGTCGTGGAGTTGAAATCTTCTGGTCAAAAGCAGCCCAGCCCCCATCAGCTGAAACGTGAACCAGGAGCGGTCAAGAGGCTGTTGCACTCTTGGGACAACCTCGAAATCAAAGAGGGTACATTGTGCTATCGGCAAGGCAAGGAGGAGCCGGTGTTGGAGGTTTTGCCCAAGACGATGATGTGGCCGATTTTACATAGTATACAGGCTTTATTCAACATTAAGGGTTTCCGGGAATTAATACGTTTGGCTCGTCTAAGTTATTTTTGGCCTTGA